The stretch of DNA GGCATGTCAACGCAACCTGTTTTTTTGACACGAAAAAAGGCCGCTCCGAAGAGCGGCCTTGGTGTTGCGTGTTTAAATTCAACGCTTGTCGTTACGACTTCGACTGGCGGCGACGCCAACCGCAACCGGCCAATCCGATGGCACCGAGTCCCATCAAAACGAAGCTGGACGGTTCCGGAACGACAGCGGCGGCTCCGAAGTCATTTCGCATGCCACCATCCAGAGCGCTGGTTTCCAGATAATCAACGTAGCCGACCATGTCTGAGTTCCCGGACCCGACGCCCAATTGAACTTGAACGATCGTCGAGTTCTGCAAAATGCTTCCCCAAGTCCCGTCCGCAAACCAATCGTTGAGCGTCAAACTGTTATGCGGTGCGTTAATCACGCCTGTTGCAGTCGTGCTTTCTCGACTGAACATCCACCACGTTCCGTTATCAGCATCGATCGATTGGGTGACCCACGTTCCCACTGGGGTCGTGCCAGCGTTGGGATTGTCGTACGGCTCGTAGATCAGGACTTTATCCCAATCCTGCTCACCAATCCGACCTGACGGACTACCGACGTATTCGCTGGTCTGCAACCCAAGTTTCAGTGCGGGGGCGGCGGCGCCGACCGGGCTGTCTTTGAACCAACTATACTCAGCGGTGAACAAGGAATCGAGAGTACCAAATCCAGTGGTGGTATCGACGCGAGCGATTGTCGCTTTGTCGCTGGCTGTGGGCGACAACAGTTGCACAGCACCGGTTCCAGCAACATTAGTGAAATCAATCCGCTGTGCGATCTCTGCGGGTGTGGTCGCATTGACGCCATTAATTCTTGTGTCTGTTGAAACCCAACCATTGTCACCTAAGGCACCAACGTCAATTGTGGCGGCTGAAGCCGTTTGTGCCAAAGTTAAAGTGATTAGTAACGCGACGCTCATTGCAATCGACTTCATTCGAAGTGACTCCCCTACTTCTCGTAGTAAAACCTGTTGTGAAACCTGACACTTTGCTAACGCAGCAAAAGCAAAATTAACCCAGGCCCGCCCGTTGCATAAACACGGAAATGTTGACCGTGAACAGGTAATCTACCGTATCGATAGGACAGGTACAATGGACTATGCGGAATAGGCAAGATTTTCCGATCTCAGCGATTTCTCCAATTATTCGTGGTCCAGGCGGACTCTACTTTGTTGACTAAATTCCGGGTTTTCCATGAATAGGGCGATCAAGACTGCGGGAACCGCCTGCCTTCCTGTCGGATTCCTCTGGTCAAAACGAGCGATTTCACAATAATTGCGACCTCAGACTCAGGACCGCATTGGGTCGGACTAGGGAGTTCTTTGAGGGAGCGGCGGACGTGGACAGACAACGCCTGGATGGCAGGATCCCCACGGCGAATGCGTGGCGGAGACTTCACAACCGTAGCTGCTGGTTCGTCCTGATTGGGGCCTTGGCCGTGACTTGGTCAAATCTAGGCTGCGCGATGCGCAATGTGGCCCCATTCCCAGAGCAAAGGACCGCCATCTTAGAAGTGGTCCCGTTGGGTACGCCACGGGAAGAGACGGCCGTCTTGCTCAAAGAAGCTGGAATCAGCTACTCGACCTCAGGCGGACCTGAACCGGGCGTCTACTATTGCGAATCGTGGGAAATGGAGCCCGGTGAGCGGTTTCACCTCTTCAGTGAACTGTTATTCGATGAACAGGGACGACTTCAAGACGTTCGCGAGATTCCCAACAATTTCCAACCCTAAACGTCATCCACATCGCGCTCACGAGAATGACATGCCGCACCAAAGAGCAAGCGGACAGTGTCAGTCGATAAATTGCAGCATGCTGGAGCAGAATTTGCATTTGACCATTTGACC from Symmachiella dynata encodes:
- a CDS encoding PEP-CTERM sorting domain-containing protein, which codes for MKSIAMSVALLITLTLAQTASAATIDVGALGDNGWVSTDTRINGVNATTPAEIAQRIDFTNVAGTGAVQLLSPTASDKATIARVDTTTGFGTLDSLFTAEYSWFKDSPVGAAAPALKLGLQTSEYVGSPSGRIGEQDWDKVLIYEPYDNPNAGTTPVGTWVTQSIDADNGTWWMFSRESTTATGVINAPHNSLTLNDWFADGTWGSILQNSTIVQVQLGVGSGNSDMVGYVDYLETSALDGGMRNDFGAAAVVPEPSSFVLMGLGAIGLAGCGWRRRQSKS